In Puntigrus tetrazona isolate hp1 chromosome 24, ASM1883169v1, whole genome shotgun sequence, a genomic segment contains:
- the zgc:194621 gene encoding uncharacterized protein zgc:194621, with amino-acid sequence MPDTRLIKPKPVAAKPKHVNKKASTAETTPAVRTRDVGQRKNRASSCPGCTRDTECKPAATERSNKAIKAKPAETSTRSKSAKYAPKEQLVPKTYSHALSEIHSQKAFTVFAPNPKKRQDIQQKAEAELAALEDLRLSRAMGYISISPSTVGGCLTLEEVRAKQQQEMQIKRRQKQVKNVF; translated from the exons ATGCCGGACACAAGACTTATAAAGCCCAAACCGGTTGCAGCGAAGCCTAAGCATGTGAACAAGAAAGCCAGTACAGCTGAAACCACACCTGCAGTCAGAACCAGAGATGTCGGTCAGCGCAAAAACAGGGCATCAAGCTGCCCAGGATGCACGCGTGACACCGAATGCAAACCCGCGGCAACGGAGAGAAGCAATAAAGCGATAAAGGCGAAACCGGCCGAGACTTCAACGAGGTCAAAATCTGCGAAATATGCACCGAAGGAGCAACTCGTGCCTAAAACATATTCGCATGCGCTTTCTGAAATCCACAG tcaaaaGGCATTTACAGTCTTTGCACCAAACCCGAAGAAAAGACAGGATATTCAGCAAA AAGCAGAAGCAGAACTGGCAGCTCTGGAGGATCTACGCTTGAGTCGGGCCATGGGTTACATTTCCATATCTCCTAGTACTGTGG GTGGGTGCTTAACTCTGGAGGAGGTCAgggcaaaacaacaacaagaaatgCAAATCAAGAGAAGACAAAAACAG gttaaaaatgtgttttag
- the si:ch211-230g15.5 gene encoding polyhomeotic-like protein 3 isoform X2 translates to MDKEPQTKAEPAKSTVNTTTTTAVNSSHQANGAPKTPPALTTVTTFHNQPTPTNRKVVQVNLSGDRLAPSFSRSERVNQASSSQQSQKTVSLPNTPGSTPLVRGSQNPSTAMAARKISPQALLLGKSPSTSQAQMLLSAQMLQSLTLRPPPPGTLTIPPNLPLKPTTSSQPPPLSCTRLPTFHLRPSQPANAPGKDGATKTESPASQTKAPVRHLTVPPPSLYAPAQAHALAKQKLNSSGLKRPHSQISIPQHPFNQRHTPPNSPPGTPKKPLPELKRCPSTQPSQSVSAQSASVPITVPSPARSHLTPPTLTLPLRSSSPGGSLLATKQLLRIALSSASAQCTNGQSKAATVSPPHDLIQSKPLISPVLPKPESPAQPLRTPNPCPQLVQLSPSRQTTAATPLITTPPLASPQRASPPSPVLPLVSTSSIFAPLQSLLKSQSPTQAAETLKEPKERKEEQKVGDVQEQTPQDLKCPAPQEKITQAVTVDQRTNETTEKVLDKMTVCTEDSRTESQMKTSQKNETLSTSVAPWPSEKDDQCEEMSTQSDNHSAISSLSSDMSPIQSSITQPLDMSPVDSCFPPKFHPVLERPPVQPPTVSQMKATETQQPSGAAKPLVLTHLVEGFIIQEGLEPFPVSRSSLMVGPVRESGVNGVREAELVPSSSEPPEDSTDSDDVVTSNGVGRPHKLVLQCQFCKRKGTAQTFPRSKRFCSKSCAKRFSYTKRFRALRRCVSEGGHRSELNGAEENFHQAKHGTTEQWRILQQPPHEGEDGTAAPMKTRLRRHTEQEREREIRVRQTVEETRSAPTSPIDPVSPTDVSPYPKPAQWSVDQVSSFISNLPGCQDIAESFRAQEIDGQALLLLTEDHLMSAMNVKLGPALKICARINSLKEGGR, encoded by the exons ATGGACAAGGAGCCCCAAACTAAAGCAGAACCTGCAAAGAGCACAGTCAACACCACGACCACCACAGCGGTGAACTCTTCCCATCAGGCCAATGGCGCCCCAAAAACTCCTCCTGCGCTCACAACTGTAACAACCTTCCACAATCAACCCACCCCCACCAACAGAAAAGTAGTGCAG GTCAATCTTTCTGGCGACCGACTGGCACCTTCTTTTTCACGAAGTGAGAGAGTCAACCAAGCTTCATCGTCGCAGCAGAGCCAAAAGACG GTTTCTTTGCCTAACACTCCTGGATCAACACCTCTTGTAAGAGGAAGTCAGAATCCAAGCACTGCTATGGCCGCCCGTAAAATCTCCCCTCAAGCACTGCTTCTGGGGAAGAGCCCGAGTACAAGTCAGGCTCAGATGCTTCTGAGTGCCCAGATG CTCCAGAGTCTGACTCTCCGTCCACCTCCACCTGGCACCCTTACTATCCCTCCAAACTTACCACTAAAGCCCACAACATCAAGCCAACCCCCTCCTCTTTCATGCACAAGATTACCAACTTTCCATCTGAGACCCAGCCAGCCAGCGAATGCTCCAGGGAAAGATGGAGCTACTAAGACAGAAAGCCCAGCATCTCAAACAAAAGCACCCGTTCGCCATCTTACAGTTCCTCCACCAT cCCTGTATGCACCTGCACAGGCCCATGCCTTAGCGAAGCAGAAGCTGAACAGCAGCGGTCTCAAAAGGCCCCACAGCCAGATCAGCATCCCCCAGCACCCCTTCAATCAGAGGCATACGCCCCCAAACTCTCCCCCCGGCACACCAAAGAAGCCTCTTCCAGAGTTAAAGCGCTGCCCGTCCACCCAGCCATCCCAAAGCGTGTCGGCGCAGAGTGCTTCAGTGCCCATCACGGTCCCTTCCCCCGCGAGGTCTCACCTCACGCCCCCTACCCTGACTTTACCCTTGAGGTCTTCCTCACCCGGTGGGTCCTTACTGGCTACAAAACAGCTGCTGAGGATCGCGTTGTCTTCTGCATCTGCACAGTGCACCAACGGCCAATCAAAGGCAGCCACTGTGTCCCCGCCCCACGATCTCATCCAATCAAAGCCGCTCATCTCGCCTGTGCTCCCTAAACCAGAGAGCCCTGCCCAGCCGTTACGGACTCCAAACCCATGCCCACAGCTGGTGCAGCTGTCGCCCTCCAGACAAACCACTGCCGCCACACCTCTCATCACCACCCCACCTCTGGCGTCTCCTCAGAGGGCATCCCCTCCGTCTCCAGTGCTGCCCCTGGTGTCCACCAGCAGCATTTTTGCACCGCTACAGTCACTTTTGAAATCACAGAGTCCAACACAAGCGGCAGAGACGTTGAAAGAgccgaaagaaagaaaggaagagcaGAAGGTGGGAGATGTCCAGGAACAGACTCCTCAAGATCTGAAATGTCCAGCACCCCAAGAGAAAATCACCCAGGCTGTCACCGTAGATCAGCGGACAAATGAAACCACGGAGAAG GTTTTGGACAAGATGACAGTCTGCACAGAGGATTCAAGGACTGAAAGCCAGATGAAGACGTCACAGAAGAATGAGACACTCTCAACCTCAGTTGCACCATGGCCATCTGAGAAAGACGACCAGTGTGAGGAAATGTCCACCCAGTCAGACAATCACTCAG CAATTTCCAGCCTGTCCTCTGACATGTCACCCATCCAGTCCTCCATCACCCAGCCATTAGATATGTCCCCTGTGGACAGCTGCTTTCCTCCAAAGTTTCACCCTGTGCTGGAAAGGCCACCAGTTCAGCCTCCCACTGTCAGTCAAATGAAGGCCACAGAGACCCAGCAACCATCAGGAGCAGCCAAACCTTTGGTTCTAACACACCTGGTGGAAGGATTTATCATACAGGAAGGACTGGAGCCATTCCcg GTGAGCAGGTCATCTCTGATGGTGGGTCCTGTCCGGGAGTCTGGGGTGAATGGTGTGAGAGAAGCAGAACTCGTCCCGTCCAGTTCAGAACCTCCAGAGGACTCCACAGACTCAGATGATGTGGTCACAAGCA ATGGTGTCGGACGGCCTCACAAGCTTGTTCTGCAGTGCCAGTTTTGCAAGAGGAAAGGCACCGCCCAAACATTCCCACGCTCCAAACGCTTCTGCTCCAAATCCTGTGCCAAGAG GTTCAGTTACACCAAACGTTTCCGTGCGCTCAGGCGTTGTGTGAGCGAGGGGGGCCACCGATCTGAGCTCAATGGGGCCGAAGAAAATTTTCACCAG GCCAAACATGGGACCACAGAGCAGTGGAGAATCCTTCAGCAGCCGCCACACGAGGGTGAAGATGGGACGGCCGCTCCGATGAAGACCAGGCTGCGCAGACACACGGAACAGGAACGAGAGCGAGAGATCAGAGTCAGGCAAACAGTGGAGGAGACGAGAAGTGCTCCCACTTCACCCATAGATCCTGTATCTCCCACCGATGTCTCCCCCTATCCAAAACCAGCTCAGTGGTCGGTGGATCAAGTGTCAAGCTTTATATCCAATTTACCAG GGTGTCAAGACATCGCAGAATCCTTCAGAGCCCAAGAGATCGACGGGCAGGCCTTGCTTCTGCTGACCGAAGACCATTTGATGAGCGCCATGAATGTCAAACTTGGCCCCGCCCTCAAAATATGCGCCCGCATCAACTCCCTGAAAGAAGGTGGAAGATAA
- the cldn11b gene encoding claudin-11b produces MSHSCRLLCGFLMSCIGWTGIIIATSTNDWVVTCKYGMHTCRKMDELETKGLWTECVISTALYHCISLNQILDIPAYIQTSRALMVSASLLGLPALALVLLAMPCVKLSQETEDTKHRRAVLGGLFILFISLCGMVSTVWFPIGVLHEDGLMSFGFSLYAGWAGSALCFFGSSVMICCSRGDGPSQNPENRYYYSKHSGVTNSGPPINSHAKSAHV; encoded by the exons ATGTCCCATAGCTGTCGTCTGCTTTGTGGTTTTTTAATGAGCTGCATCGGCTGGACTGGTATTATAATAGCGACCTCAACCAACGACTGGGTGGTGACCTGTAAATACGGCATGCACACCTGCAGGAAGATGGATGAACTGGAGACTAAGGGCTTGTGGACAGAGTGCGTAATCTCTACTGCTCTTTATCACTGCATCTCACTCAACCAGATCCTCGATATACCAG ctTACATCCAGACGTCTCGCGCTCTGATGGTCTCCGCCTCTCTCCTCGGTCTGCCGGCTCTAGCGCTCGTGCTGTTGGCGATGCCATGCGTCAAACTGAGCCAAGAGACCGAAGACACCAAACACAGACGAGCAGTCCTGGGAGGACTTTTTATACTGTTCATAT CTCTGTGTGGGATGGTGTCGACGGTGTGGTTCCCCATCGGAGTGCTTCACGAGGACGGCCTGATGTCGTTCGGATTCTCCCTGTATGCCGGCTGGGCCGGTTCAGCCCTTTGTTTTTTTGGCAGCTCGGTgatgatttgttgctcaagggGCGACGGTCCAAGTCAAAATCCTGAAAACCGCTACTACTACTCGAAACACAGCGGAGTTACCAACTCCGGCCCTCCCATTAACAGCCATGCCAAGAGCGCACATGTGTGA
- the skilb gene encoding SKI-like proto-oncogene b, whose amino-acid sequence MATTENKRQDLPKEQALLKVPLKRLMRDKAVDGTPIKKRVMAALNLSCKKIPETSLGYQVSKAANKMDGNPDLSPGLKHTLAQFSLSSQCSLGGPAAFTGHHGQYKIAPPLAQGGMAGGPVLVPPDSSTELVLCCLEGESISCFSVGGELRLCLPQLLNTVLREFSLQQINSVCDQLYLYCSRCDATQLHILKVLGILPPGTPSCGLITLTDAQRLCNTLLHPGEEPSCDLHKGYRDGEEEEKDGEESGGFWVEHQCLGKCQGLFVAQLYSSPDAHCIRCSQCRMLFCPKRFVMHSHRQPDKRTCHWGFDSAKWACYLQLAQRHLGTAEEEKLKKSLEDMKVKFQQEKRQPDVGESSPAFVFDSRLLANLKEDPGHVDVMWQSWYQCIPDKLEGNGLAQHPGYVPGKEMGSPGTDTLSDTQDEKNQEAHDPDPKTPTYAEQEKHGQSDDSSPDKWHKVDTASYKGTVGSTVEHSKDGMVMELLQMYSAQHDKLQSTLRRQKQLEKELQALRQGEATDRCDLHGELEAVQTEHAQRLGEVQQEQRKLKSRLDQLRQQECRCKELATEPHQETIYAKQLSELRQRLDRAEEDREELQEELRREREARERLERTISELKHQMRESAHPASMDSPMSSACSDTLMSPTP is encoded by the exons ATGGCAACTACTGAGAACAAGCGCCAAGACCTCCCCAAGGAACAGGCACTTCTAAAAGTACCACTAAAGAGGTTGATGCGAGACAAAGCCGTAGACGGCACACCCATAAAGAAACGTGTGATGGCTGCTCTAAATTTATCCTGCAAAAAGATCCCAGAGACCTCTCTCGGCTATCAGGTCTCAAAGGCGGCGAACAAAATGGATGGCAATCCGGATCTGAGTCCCGGTTTGAAGCACACTCTAGCGCAGTTCTCTCTGAGCAGCCAGTGTTCTCTCGGTGGCCCGGCTGCCTTCACTGGTCATCATGGGCAGTATAAGATAGCGCCCCCTCTGGCTCAGGGAGGTATGGCAGGGGGACCCGTACTAGTTCCCCCTGACAGCTCGACAGAGCTTGTCCTCTGCTGTCTGGAGGGCGAATCCATCTCCTGCTTCTCTGTAGGAGGCGAACTGCGTCTTTGTCTGCCCCAGCTGCTCAACACCGTCCTGCGGGAGTTCTCGTTGCAGCAGATCAACTCTGTGTGCGACCAGCTGTATTTATACTGTTCCCGCTGCGATGCCACACAGTTACACATCCTCAAAGTGCTGGGCATCCTTCCTCCAGGGACTCCATCCTGCGGCCTCATCACGCTGACCGATGCCCAGCGTCTCTGCAACACCCTGCTCCATCCGGGTGAGGAACCCTCTTGTGATTTACACAAAGGGTACCGTgatggagaggaggaagagaaagacGGTGAGGAATCTGGAGGGTTTTGGGTGGAACACCAATGTCTGGGCAAGTGTCAAGGCCTGTTTGTAGCCCAGCTTTACTCCAGCCCGGATGCGCACTGTATCCGTTGTTCCCAATGCCGGATGCTCTTCTGCCCGAAGCGCTTTGTCATGCACTCCCATCGACAGCCAGACAAACGCACATGTCACTGGGGCTTCGATTCAGCCAAGTGGGCCTGCTATCTGCAGCTGGCACAAAGACATCTGGGAACAGCGGAGGAAGAGAAGCTAAAGAAATCTCTGGAGGATATGAAGGTGAAGTTCCAACAAGAGAAGAGGCAGCCGGATGTT ggAGAATCTTCACCTGCTTTTGTGTTCGACTCACGTTTGCTTGCCAATCTTAAGGAGGACCCCGGTCATGTTGACGTCATGTGGCAAAG CTGGTACCAGTGCATTCCTGACAAGCTAGAAGGTAATGGCTTGGCACAACACCCTGGGTATGTTCCTGGAAAGGAAATGGGGTCTCCAGGAACAGATACGCTCAGCGATACTCAGGATGAAAAGAATCAGGAAGCACATGACCCTGACCCAAAGACGCCCACCTATGCAG AACAAGAAAAGCACGGCCAGTCAGACGATTCCAGTCCAGACAAATGGCACAAAGTAGATACGGCATCTTATAAGGGGACGGTTGGCTCAACTGTGGAGCACAGTAAGGACGGCATGGTGATGGAGCTTCTTCAGATGTACAGTGCCCAACACGACAAACTTCAGTCGACACTACGCAGACAGAAGCAGCTTGAAAAG GAGCTGCAGGCTCTCCGTCAAGGTGAAGCCACAGACCGCTGTGACCTACACGGGGAGCTGGAGGCGGTTCAGACTGAACACGCTCAGAGGCTCGGTGAAGTGCAGCAGGAACAGAGAAAGTTAAAGTCCCGACTCGACCAGCTGAGGCAGCAAGAATGCAGATGCAAAGAGCTGGCTACTGAGCCCCACCAGGAAACTATCTACGCCAAACAG TTATCAGAGCTGCGTCAGAGGCTGGACCGCGCTGAGGAAGACCGCGAGGAGCTGCAGGAAGAGCTACGCAGAGAGCGAGAAGCCAGAGAGAGGCTGGAGCGAACCATCTCTGAGCTCAAACATCAGATGAGGGAATCTGCCCACCCTGCTTCAATGGACAGTCCCATGTCTTCAGCCTGTAGTGACACACTCATGTCCCCAACACCTTAG
- the si:ch211-230g15.5 gene encoding polyhomeotic-like protein 3 isoform X1, with product MDKEPQTKAEPAKSTVNTTTTTAVNSSHQANGAPKTPPALTTVTTFHNQPTPTNRKVVQVNLSGDRLAPSFSRSERVNQASSSQQSQKTVSLPNTPGSTPLVRGSQNPSTAMAARKISPQALLLGKSPSTSQAQMLLSAQMLILTSAVRPDVPALSSSSSYSSSSSSTPSSSSPRFPSTQLQSLTLRPPPPGTLTIPPNLPLKPTTSSQPPPLSCTRLPTFHLRPSQPANAPGKDGATKTESPASQTKAPVRHLTVPPPSLYAPAQAHALAKQKLNSSGLKRPHSQISIPQHPFNQRHTPPNSPPGTPKKPLPELKRCPSTQPSQSVSAQSASVPITVPSPARSHLTPPTLTLPLRSSSPGGSLLATKQLLRIALSSASAQCTNGQSKAATVSPPHDLIQSKPLISPVLPKPESPAQPLRTPNPCPQLVQLSPSRQTTAATPLITTPPLASPQRASPPSPVLPLVSTSSIFAPLQSLLKSQSPTQAAETLKEPKERKEEQKVGDVQEQTPQDLKCPAPQEKITQAVTVDQRTNETTEKVLDKMTVCTEDSRTESQMKTSQKNETLSTSVAPWPSEKDDQCEEMSTQSDNHSAISSLSSDMSPIQSSITQPLDMSPVDSCFPPKFHPVLERPPVQPPTVSQMKATETQQPSGAAKPLVLTHLVEGFIIQEGLEPFPVSRSSLMVGPVRESGVNGVREAELVPSSSEPPEDSTDSDDVVTSNGVGRPHKLVLQCQFCKRKGTAQTFPRSKRFCSKSCAKRFSYTKRFRALRRCVSEGGHRSELNGAEENFHQAKHGTTEQWRILQQPPHEGEDGTAAPMKTRLRRHTEQEREREIRVRQTVEETRSAPTSPIDPVSPTDVSPYPKPAQWSVDQVSSFISNLPGCQDIAESFRAQEIDGQALLLLTEDHLMSAMNVKLGPALKICARINSLKEGGR from the exons ATGGACAAGGAGCCCCAAACTAAAGCAGAACCTGCAAAGAGCACAGTCAACACCACGACCACCACAGCGGTGAACTCTTCCCATCAGGCCAATGGCGCCCCAAAAACTCCTCCTGCGCTCACAACTGTAACAACCTTCCACAATCAACCCACCCCCACCAACAGAAAAGTAGTGCAG GTCAATCTTTCTGGCGACCGACTGGCACCTTCTTTTTCACGAAGTGAGAGAGTCAACCAAGCTTCATCGTCGCAGCAGAGCCAAAAGACG GTTTCTTTGCCTAACACTCCTGGATCAACACCTCTTGTAAGAGGAAGTCAGAATCCAAGCACTGCTATGGCCGCCCGTAAAATCTCCCCTCAAGCACTGCTTCTGGGGAAGAGCCCGAGTACAAGTCAGGCTCAGATGCTTCTGAGTGCCCAGATG TTGATTCTAACGTCTGCTGTGAGGCCTGATGTACCTgccctctcctcctcttcctcctactcctcctcctcttcctccaccccttcctcttcctcacctCGATTTCCCTCCACACAG CTCCAGAGTCTGACTCTCCGTCCACCTCCACCTGGCACCCTTACTATCCCTCCAAACTTACCACTAAAGCCCACAACATCAAGCCAACCCCCTCCTCTTTCATGCACAAGATTACCAACTTTCCATCTGAGACCCAGCCAGCCAGCGAATGCTCCAGGGAAAGATGGAGCTACTAAGACAGAAAGCCCAGCATCTCAAACAAAAGCACCCGTTCGCCATCTTACAGTTCCTCCACCAT cCCTGTATGCACCTGCACAGGCCCATGCCTTAGCGAAGCAGAAGCTGAACAGCAGCGGTCTCAAAAGGCCCCACAGCCAGATCAGCATCCCCCAGCACCCCTTCAATCAGAGGCATACGCCCCCAAACTCTCCCCCCGGCACACCAAAGAAGCCTCTTCCAGAGTTAAAGCGCTGCCCGTCCACCCAGCCATCCCAAAGCGTGTCGGCGCAGAGTGCTTCAGTGCCCATCACGGTCCCTTCCCCCGCGAGGTCTCACCTCACGCCCCCTACCCTGACTTTACCCTTGAGGTCTTCCTCACCCGGTGGGTCCTTACTGGCTACAAAACAGCTGCTGAGGATCGCGTTGTCTTCTGCATCTGCACAGTGCACCAACGGCCAATCAAAGGCAGCCACTGTGTCCCCGCCCCACGATCTCATCCAATCAAAGCCGCTCATCTCGCCTGTGCTCCCTAAACCAGAGAGCCCTGCCCAGCCGTTACGGACTCCAAACCCATGCCCACAGCTGGTGCAGCTGTCGCCCTCCAGACAAACCACTGCCGCCACACCTCTCATCACCACCCCACCTCTGGCGTCTCCTCAGAGGGCATCCCCTCCGTCTCCAGTGCTGCCCCTGGTGTCCACCAGCAGCATTTTTGCACCGCTACAGTCACTTTTGAAATCACAGAGTCCAACACAAGCGGCAGAGACGTTGAAAGAgccgaaagaaagaaaggaagagcaGAAGGTGGGAGATGTCCAGGAACAGACTCCTCAAGATCTGAAATGTCCAGCACCCCAAGAGAAAATCACCCAGGCTGTCACCGTAGATCAGCGGACAAATGAAACCACGGAGAAG GTTTTGGACAAGATGACAGTCTGCACAGAGGATTCAAGGACTGAAAGCCAGATGAAGACGTCACAGAAGAATGAGACACTCTCAACCTCAGTTGCACCATGGCCATCTGAGAAAGACGACCAGTGTGAGGAAATGTCCACCCAGTCAGACAATCACTCAG CAATTTCCAGCCTGTCCTCTGACATGTCACCCATCCAGTCCTCCATCACCCAGCCATTAGATATGTCCCCTGTGGACAGCTGCTTTCCTCCAAAGTTTCACCCTGTGCTGGAAAGGCCACCAGTTCAGCCTCCCACTGTCAGTCAAATGAAGGCCACAGAGACCCAGCAACCATCAGGAGCAGCCAAACCTTTGGTTCTAACACACCTGGTGGAAGGATTTATCATACAGGAAGGACTGGAGCCATTCCcg GTGAGCAGGTCATCTCTGATGGTGGGTCCTGTCCGGGAGTCTGGGGTGAATGGTGTGAGAGAAGCAGAACTCGTCCCGTCCAGTTCAGAACCTCCAGAGGACTCCACAGACTCAGATGATGTGGTCACAAGCA ATGGTGTCGGACGGCCTCACAAGCTTGTTCTGCAGTGCCAGTTTTGCAAGAGGAAAGGCACCGCCCAAACATTCCCACGCTCCAAACGCTTCTGCTCCAAATCCTGTGCCAAGAG GTTCAGTTACACCAAACGTTTCCGTGCGCTCAGGCGTTGTGTGAGCGAGGGGGGCCACCGATCTGAGCTCAATGGGGCCGAAGAAAATTTTCACCAG GCCAAACATGGGACCACAGAGCAGTGGAGAATCCTTCAGCAGCCGCCACACGAGGGTGAAGATGGGACGGCCGCTCCGATGAAGACCAGGCTGCGCAGACACACGGAACAGGAACGAGAGCGAGAGATCAGAGTCAGGCAAACAGTGGAGGAGACGAGAAGTGCTCCCACTTCACCCATAGATCCTGTATCTCCCACCGATGTCTCCCCCTATCCAAAACCAGCTCAGTGGTCGGTGGATCAAGTGTCAAGCTTTATATCCAATTTACCAG GGTGTCAAGACATCGCAGAATCCTTCAGAGCCCAAGAGATCGACGGGCAGGCCTTGCTTCTGCTGACCGAAGACCATTTGATGAGCGCCATGAATGTCAAACTTGGCCCCGCCCTCAAAATATGCGCCCGCATCAACTCCCTGAAAGAAGGTGGAAGATAA